A window of Acidimicrobiales bacterium genomic DNA:
GACCGTGTACAGGAAGCGCCCGTACTCGCGCGCCACCTGCTCCCAGTCGGGGACCGGCTGCTCCTCCGCGTCCGTCATTCCGAACGACGGGCACGCCGGACAAGTTCCCGGCCGGTGTCAGGCGCCGGGCTTGCCGCCAGGCTTGCCGGGCTCGCCGACCTCCTCGTCCTTCGACCCCTCGGCGATCCCCTGCTTGAACTCCTTGGACGCCTGGCCGAGCGACCGGGCGAGCTTGGGGAGGCGGGTGGAGCCGAAGAGGAGCAGGACGACCACCAGGATGATGATGAGCTCGGTGGCTCCCAGGCTTCCCATGGCACTCCTAACGTGGTCCCGAGGCGGACGCCACCAGAGCGAGGTCGTCCAGGCCCGTCACCGTGAACGGTAGCGCGCCCAGGCTGACGACGACGGTCGACACGCCCGCCCCTTCCCACGCCGCCAGCTGCTCGGCGA
This region includes:
- the tatA gene encoding twin-arginine translocase TatA/TatE family subunit; the protein is MGSLGATELIIILVVVLLLFGSTRLPKLARSLGQASKEFKQGIAEGSKDEEVGEPGKPGGKPGA